One region of Streptomyces subrutilus genomic DNA includes:
- a CDS encoding thiamine-binding protein, giving the protein MRLRVEFTTEPFDLEEAPAHAVAAREVIQKAQLDAVDVGPFGNTAEGEADRVLAAVGALLRDSLEAGATRVSLQVNVLGEDTP; this is encoded by the coding sequence GTGCGATTGAGAGTGGAGTTCACGACCGAGCCCTTCGATCTCGAAGAGGCCCCCGCCCATGCCGTGGCCGCTCGCGAGGTCATCCAGAAGGCCCAGCTGGACGCGGTGGATGTCGGCCCCTTCGGCAACACCGCGGAAGGCGAAGCCGACCGGGTGCTCGCCGCGGTCGGCGCGCTGCTGCGCGATTCCCTGGAGGCCGGAGCGACGCGGGTCTCGCTCCAGGTCAATGTGCTCGGGGAGGACACGCCGTGA
- the uraH gene encoding hydroxyisourate hydrolase, whose translation MSTATTASVSTHILDTSIGKPAEGVAISLSARTGLDGEWAALGGSATDADGRCKDLPALPEGTTHVRLDFETETYFSKKQAEAQQDAPRVRDSATFFPEVTITFAVNPGEHYHVPLLLNPFGYSVYRGS comes from the coding sequence ATGAGCACCGCGACCACCGCGTCGGTGTCCACGCACATCCTGGACACCAGCATCGGCAAGCCCGCCGAGGGCGTCGCCATCTCCCTGTCGGCCCGCACCGGGCTCGACGGCGAGTGGGCGGCCCTGGGTGGATCCGCCACCGACGCCGACGGGCGTTGCAAGGACCTGCCGGCGCTGCCGGAGGGCACCACCCACGTACGTCTCGACTTCGAGACCGAGACGTACTTCTCCAAGAAGCAAGCCGAGGCGCAGCAGGACGCCCCCCGCGTAAGGGACAGCGCTACGTTCTTCCCCGAGGTCACCATCACCTTCGCGGTGAACCCGGGCGAGCACTACCACGTACCGCTGCTGCTCAACCCGTTCGGCTACTCCGTTTACCGAGGGAGCTAG
- a CDS encoding catalase has translation MSKRTLTTESGAPVADNQNSATAGVGGPLLVQDQQLLEKLARFNRERIPERVVHARGSAAYGYFEVTDDVTAYTSAAFLNTVGKKTETFLRFSTVADSLGGADAVRDPRGFALKFYTEEGNYDLVGNNTPVFFIKDPIKFPDFIHSQKRDPFTGKQEPDNVWDFWAHAPEATHQITWLMGDRGIPASYRHMNGYGSHTYQWTNAQGEAFFVKYHFKTNQGIRCLSSEQAAEIVGSDANSHQTDLLQAIERGVNPSWTLYVQIMPAAEAADYRFNPFDLTKVWPHGDYPLQRVGRLVLDRNPDNVFAEVEQSAFSPNNFVPGITASPDKMLQGRLFAYADAQRYRLGVNHTLLPVNAPKATTAQNYGRDGVMALRNGSRHDKNYEPNSYQGPVETGLALGAPKAVSGYTGTHEAPAHTKDDDFFQAGELYRLMSEAEKQRLVANIAGGLSQVTLEDVIEKNLAHFHAADADYGKRVEEAVRALRDA, from the coding sequence ATGTCGAAGCGCACGCTGACGACCGAGTCCGGCGCCCCGGTCGCCGACAACCAGAACTCCGCCACCGCCGGCGTCGGTGGCCCGCTCCTGGTCCAGGACCAGCAGCTGCTCGAGAAGCTTGCCCGCTTCAACCGGGAGCGCATCCCGGAGCGCGTGGTGCACGCCCGCGGCTCGGCCGCGTACGGCTACTTCGAGGTGACCGACGACGTCACCGCGTACACCAGCGCCGCGTTCCTGAACACGGTCGGCAAGAAGACCGAGACCTTCCTGCGGTTCTCCACCGTCGCGGACTCGCTCGGCGGCGCGGACGCGGTCCGCGACCCCCGCGGCTTCGCGCTCAAGTTCTACACCGAAGAGGGCAACTACGACCTCGTCGGCAACAACACCCCGGTGTTCTTCATCAAGGACCCGATCAAGTTCCCCGACTTCATCCACTCCCAGAAGCGCGACCCCTTCACGGGCAAACAGGAGCCGGACAACGTCTGGGACTTCTGGGCGCACGCCCCCGAGGCGACGCACCAGATCACCTGGCTCATGGGTGACCGCGGCATACCCGCGTCGTACCGCCACATGAACGGTTACGGCTCCCACACGTACCAGTGGACCAACGCCCAGGGCGAGGCCTTCTTCGTCAAGTACCACTTCAAGACGAACCAGGGCATCCGCTGCCTGTCCTCCGAGCAGGCCGCCGAGATCGTCGGCAGCGACGCCAACTCGCACCAGACCGACCTGCTCCAGGCCATCGAGCGCGGCGTGAACCCCTCGTGGACCCTGTACGTGCAGATCATGCCCGCCGCCGAGGCCGCGGACTACCGCTTCAACCCGTTCGACCTCACCAAGGTGTGGCCGCACGGCGACTACCCGCTGCAGCGCGTGGGCCGTCTGGTCCTCGACCGCAACCCGGACAACGTCTTCGCCGAGGTCGAGCAGTCCGCCTTCTCCCCGAACAACTTCGTCCCGGGCATCACCGCCTCGCCGGACAAGATGCTCCAGGGCCGCCTCTTCGCCTACGCCGACGCCCAGCGCTACCGCCTCGGTGTGAACCACACCCTGCTGCCGGTCAACGCCCCGAAGGCGACCACGGCCCAGAACTACGGCCGCGACGGCGTCATGGCGCTGCGCAACGGCTCGCGCCACGACAAGAACTACGAGCCCAACTCGTACCAGGGCCCGGTCGAGACCGGTCTGGCGCTCGGCGCCCCGAAGGCCGTCTCCGGCTACACGGGCACCCACGAGGCCCCGGCCCACACCAAGGACGACGACTTCTTCCAGGCCGGTGAGCTCTACCGCCTGATGTCGGAGGCCGAGAAGCAGCGTCTGGTGGCGAACATCGCCGGCGGGCTGTCTCAGGTCACCCTGGAAGACGTCATCGAGAAGAACCTGGCTCACTTCCACGCCGCCGACGCCGACTACGGCAAGCGCGTCGAGGAGGCCGTCCGCGCCCTGCGCGACGCCTGA
- a CDS encoding helix-turn-helix domain-containing protein: MTEPRDHPFVTAVKPLVDAMGGELMDPALAQPDDVVLSWEGQELLAVRLPQLSDSLDRILAALERRHGVPLARLDRKAKQDVVRILEARGAFSVRHGVETVAAALGVSRFTVYNYLNRENPNKTAQG; the protein is encoded by the coding sequence GTGACCGAGCCCCGCGACCACCCGTTCGTCACCGCGGTCAAGCCGCTGGTCGACGCGATGGGCGGCGAGCTGATGGATCCGGCCCTGGCCCAGCCCGACGACGTCGTGCTCAGCTGGGAGGGGCAGGAGCTGCTCGCCGTGCGGCTGCCCCAGCTCTCGGATTCGCTGGACCGCATCCTGGCCGCGCTGGAGCGCCGGCACGGCGTGCCGTTGGCCCGGCTCGACCGCAAGGCCAAGCAGGACGTCGTACGGATACTGGAGGCGCGGGGCGCCTTCTCCGTGCGGCACGGCGTGGAAACGGTCGCGGCGGCCCTGGGGGTAAGCCGCTTCACGGTTTACAACTATCTGAACCGGGAAAATCCGAACAAGACCGCCCAAGGGTGA
- a CDS encoding TIM barrel protein, giving the protein MGYTDQRFDVNLSILFTELPLLERPAAAAAAGFTAVELWWPWIETPTPAQEELDALKKALEDAGTQLVGLNFYAGRLPGPDRGAVSVPGEESERFNANVNVAADFAASVGCKALNALYGNRVEGVDPAVQDELALENLVVAARAADRVGAILLIETLNKPESPLYPLVSAPAGIEVVDKVNEATGLGNAKFLLDLYHLAMNDEDLSEVIEKYAAKTGHVQIADKPGRGAPGTGELPLEELLDQLKKAGYEGYVGLEYKAADAAASFAWLPAEARAAK; this is encoded by the coding sequence ATGGGATACACGGACCAGCGCTTCGATGTAAACCTGTCGATCCTCTTCACGGAACTCCCGCTTCTGGAGCGTCCCGCGGCCGCTGCCGCGGCGGGCTTCACCGCGGTCGAGCTGTGGTGGCCCTGGATCGAGACCCCCACCCCCGCACAGGAGGAGCTCGACGCCCTCAAGAAGGCTCTTGAGGACGCCGGCACCCAGCTGGTGGGCCTGAACTTCTACGCCGGCCGGCTGCCGGGCCCGGACCGCGGTGCGGTGTCGGTTCCCGGCGAGGAGTCGGAGCGCTTCAACGCCAACGTCAACGTGGCCGCCGACTTCGCGGCCTCGGTCGGCTGCAAGGCGCTGAACGCCCTCTACGGCAACCGCGTCGAAGGCGTGGACCCGGCCGTCCAGGACGAGCTCGCGCTCGAGAACCTGGTCGTGGCGGCCCGCGCCGCCGACCGAGTCGGCGCGATCCTCCTGATCGAGACCCTCAACAAGCCCGAGTCGCCGCTCTACCCGCTGGTGAGCGCCCCGGCCGGCATCGAGGTGGTGGACAAGGTCAACGAGGCCACCGGCCTCGGGAACGCCAAGTTCCTGCTCGACCTGTACCACCTGGCGATGAACGATGAGGACCTCTCCGAGGTCATCGAAAAGTACGCCGCCAAGACCGGGCACGTCCAGATCGCGGACAAGCCCGGACGCGGTGCCCCCGGCACCGGCGAGCTGCCCCTCGAGGAGCTGCTCGACCAGCTGAAGAAGGCCGGATACGAGGGCTACGTAGGCCTGGAGTACAAGGCCGCCGACGCTGCCGCGTCCTTCGCGTGGCTGCCGGCCGAGGCCCGCGCCGCGAAGTAG
- a CDS encoding 2-hydroxy-3-oxopropionate reductase, translated as MSNLPKIAWIGLGIMGSPMAENLLKAGYPVTGFTLEQDKLDRLAAAGGTAAGSIAEAVKDADVIITMVPASPQVEAIAYGENGILENAKSGALIVDMSSITPQTSVDLAKNAAEKGMRVIDAPVSGGEAGAIEAVLSIMVGGEQADFDAALPILEALGKTIVLCGPHGSGQTVKAANQLIVAVNIQACAEAVVFLEKSGVNLQAALDVLNGGLAGSTVLTRKKDNFLNRDFKPGFRIDLHHKDMGIVTDAARNVGAALPVGAVVAQLVASLRAQGDGGLDHSALLRAVERLSGSQV; from the coding sequence ATGAGCAACCTCCCCAAGATCGCCTGGATCGGCCTCGGAATCATGGGCTCCCCCATGGCCGAGAACCTCCTGAAGGCCGGCTACCCGGTCACCGGCTTCACGCTGGAGCAGGACAAGCTGGACCGCCTGGCCGCCGCCGGCGGTACCGCGGCCGGCTCGATCGCCGAGGCCGTCAAGGACGCCGACGTCATCATCACGATGGTGCCCGCCTCCCCGCAGGTCGAGGCCATCGCCTACGGCGAGAACGGCATCCTCGAGAACGCGAAGTCCGGCGCGCTGATCGTCGACATGTCGTCGATCACCCCGCAGACCTCGGTCGACCTCGCCAAGAACGCCGCCGAGAAGGGCATGCGCGTCATCGACGCCCCGGTGTCCGGCGGCGAGGCCGGCGCCATCGAGGCCGTCCTGTCGATCATGGTGGGTGGCGAGCAGGCCGACTTCGACGCGGCCCTGCCGATCCTCGAGGCGCTGGGCAAGACCATCGTGCTCTGCGGCCCGCACGGCTCCGGCCAGACGGTGAAGGCCGCCAACCAGCTCATCGTCGCGGTGAACATCCAGGCGTGCGCCGAGGCCGTCGTCTTCCTCGAGAAGTCCGGCGTGAACCTCCAGGCCGCCCTGGACGTCCTGAACGGCGGTCTGGCCGGCTCCACGGTCCTGACCCGCAAGAAGGACAACTTCCTGAACCGCGACTTCAAGCCCGGTTTCCGGATCGACCTGCACCACAAGGACATGGGCATCGTCACCGACGCCGCCCGCAACGTCGGCGCGGCCCTGCCCGTCGGCGCGGTCGTCGCCCAGCTGGTCGCCTCGCTGCGCGCCCAGGGCGACGGCGGCCTGGACCACTCCGCCCTGCTGCGCGCCGTCGAGCGCCTCTCCGGCTCGCAGGTCTGA
- a CDS encoding TetR family transcriptional regulator C-terminal domain-containing protein — MRAGAIFDAALREPLAESTRHWSQDTADAVSDAQAAGLAGLRTEPLDAAERLTALVEGLSERRLSGSLSPERARELLTGAVDAELGPRPWRGGRECPRRSAAGPRTPGRPPTRNDPRPS, encoded by the coding sequence TTGCGGGCCGGCGCGATCTTCGACGCCGCCCTGCGCGAGCCCCTGGCCGAGTCCACCCGCCACTGGTCGCAGGACACCGCCGACGCCGTCTCGGACGCCCAGGCGGCCGGCCTCGCCGGCCTGCGCACCGAGCCGCTGGACGCCGCCGAGCGGCTCACCGCCCTGGTGGAAGGGCTCAGCGAGCGCCGGCTGAGCGGCTCCCTCAGCCCGGAGCGCGCCCGCGAGCTGCTGACCGGCGCGGTGGACGCGGAGCTCGGCCCGCGACCGTGGCGCGGCGGCCGCGAGTGCCCGCGGAGATCCGCCGCGGGCCCCCGGACGCCCGGCCGGCCCCCCACGCGGAACGACCCCCGCCCCTCCTGA
- a CDS encoding 8-oxoguanine deaminase, with amino-acid sequence MAASAALDSAVERIVIENCAIATVDANDTEYASGHVVVAGNKIESIGAGKAPENLENVVRRIDGTGHLVTPGLVNTHHHFYQWITRGLATDHNLFNWLVALYPTWARIDEQMTYTAAQGSLAAMAKGGVTTAMDHHYVFPKGSGDLSGSIIRAASEMGVRFTLARGSMDRSEKDGGLPPDHAVETLEGALADTEATVKKHHDASFDSMTQVAVAPCSPFSVSTELLKQGAELARRLGVRMHTHGSETVEEEQFCKELFGMGPTDYFESTGWLGEDVWMAHSVHMNDSDIAAFARTKTGVAHCPSSNARLAAGIARVPDMLAAGVPVGLGVDGTASNEAGELHTELRNALLINRLNPVHRERALNARQALRLGTYGGAQVLGRADNIGSLEVGKCADLVMWNLSTFLHSSIADPVTALVFGAAAPVTASFVNGKQIVENNRLLFADEDAIAVSTREEAQRLARISAQA; translated from the coding sequence ATGGCAGCATCGGCAGCCCTTGACAGCGCGGTCGAGCGCATCGTCATCGAGAACTGTGCGATCGCGACCGTCGACGCGAACGACACCGAGTACGCCTCGGGCCACGTGGTCGTCGCAGGCAACAAGATCGAGTCGATCGGTGCGGGCAAAGCCCCCGAGAACCTCGAGAACGTGGTCCGCCGCATCGACGGCACGGGTCACCTCGTCACCCCCGGCCTGGTCAACACCCACCACCACTTCTACCAGTGGATCACGCGCGGTCTGGCCACCGACCACAACCTCTTCAACTGGCTCGTCGCGCTGTACCCGACGTGGGCGCGCATCGACGAGCAGATGACGTACACGGCCGCGCAGGGCTCCCTCGCCGCGATGGCCAAGGGCGGCGTCACCACCGCCATGGACCACCACTACGTGTTCCCCAAGGGCTCCGGCGACCTCTCCGGCTCGATCATCCGCGCCGCGTCCGAGATGGGCGTGCGGTTCACCCTCGCCCGCGGCTCGATGGACCGCAGCGAGAAGGACGGCGGCCTGCCGCCGGACCACGCCGTCGAGACCCTGGAGGGTGCGCTCGCCGACACCGAGGCGACCGTCAAGAAGCACCACGACGCCTCCTTCGACTCCATGACGCAGGTCGCCGTCGCCCCCTGCTCCCCCTTCTCGGTCTCCACCGAGCTGCTGAAGCAGGGCGCCGAGCTGGCGCGCCGCCTGGGCGTGCGCATGCACACGCACGGTTCCGAGACCGTCGAGGAAGAGCAGTTCTGCAAGGAGCTGTTCGGCATGGGCCCGACCGACTACTTCGAGTCGACCGGCTGGCTCGGCGAGGACGTGTGGATGGCGCACAGCGTCCACATGAACGACTCCGACATCGCCGCGTTCGCCCGCACCAAGACCGGTGTCGCGCACTGCCCGTCCTCCAACGCCCGTCTGGCCGCCGGCATCGCCCGCGTCCCGGACATGCTCGCCGCCGGTGTCCCGGTCGGCCTCGGCGTGGACGGCACCGCCTCCAACGAGGCCGGTGAGCTGCACACCGAGCTGCGCAACGCGCTCCTGATCAACCGCCTGAACCCGGTGCACCGCGAGCGCGCCCTGAACGCGCGCCAGGCCTTGCGCCTGGGTACGTACGGCGGCGCCCAGGTCCTCGGCCGCGCCGACAACATCGGCTCGCTCGAGGTCGGCAAGTGCGCCGACCTGGTGATGTGGAACCTGAGCACGTTCCTGCACTCCTCGATCGCCGACCCGGTCACGGCACTGGTCTTCGGCGCGGCGGCCCCGGTGACGGCCTCGTTCGTCAACGGCAAGCAGATCGTCGAGAACAACCGACTGCTCTTCGCCGACGAGGACGCCATCGCGGTGTCCACGCGGGAAGAGGCCCAGCGCCTCGCGCGGATCTCCGCGCAGGCCTGA
- the pucL gene encoding factor-independent urate hydroxylase: MATILGQNQYGKAENRVVKITRDGDTHHIKDLNVSVALSGDMDDVHYSGSNANVLPTDTTKNTVYAFAKEYGIESAEQFGIHLARWFVGSQEPIQRARIRIEEYAWDRIATSDANSKFIGADEVNHSFVRKGMETRVTQITYDGQNWEVISGLKDLVVMNSTNSEFWGYVKDKYTTLKEAYDRILATQVSARWRFNWSDDEQRMPNWEKSYAETKKHMLQAFAETYSLSLQQTLYQMGSRIINHRSEIDEVRFSLPNKHHFLVDLEPFGLKNDNEVYFAADRPYGLIEATVLRDGVDARIPVDMTNL, translated from the coding sequence ATGGCCACGATTCTGGGCCAGAACCAGTACGGCAAGGCAGAGAACCGCGTCGTCAAGATCACGCGGGACGGCGACACCCACCACATCAAGGACCTGAACGTCTCGGTCGCCCTCTCCGGCGACATGGACGACGTCCACTACTCCGGCTCGAACGCCAACGTCCTGCCGACGGACACCACCAAGAACACGGTGTACGCGTTCGCCAAGGAGTACGGCATCGAGTCCGCCGAGCAGTTCGGCATCCACCTGGCGCGCTGGTTCGTGGGCAGCCAGGAGCCGATCCAGCGTGCGCGCATCCGGATCGAGGAGTACGCCTGGGACCGGATCGCCACCTCGGACGCCAACTCCAAGTTCATCGGCGCCGACGAGGTGAACCACTCCTTCGTCCGCAAGGGCATGGAGACCCGCGTCACCCAGATCACGTACGACGGCCAGAACTGGGAGGTCATCTCCGGTCTCAAGGACCTGGTCGTCATGAACTCCACGAACTCCGAGTTCTGGGGCTACGTGAAGGACAAGTACACGACGCTCAAGGAGGCCTACGACCGGATCCTGGCCACCCAGGTGTCGGCTCGCTGGCGCTTCAACTGGTCGGACGACGAGCAGCGGATGCCCAACTGGGAGAAGTCCTACGCCGAGACCAAGAAGCACATGCTCCAGGCCTTCGCGGAGACCTACTCCCTGTCGCTGCAGCAGACCCTGTACCAGATGGGTTCGCGCATCATCAACCACCGTTCGGAGATCGACGAGGTCCGCTTCTCGCTCCCGAACAAGCACCACTTCCTCGTCGACCTCGAGCCGTTCGGCCTCAAGAACGACAACGAGGTCTACTTCGCCGCGGACCGCCCGTACGGTCTGATCGAGGCCACTGTTCTCCGGGACGGCGTTGACGCCCGTATCCCCGTGGACATGACCAACCTCTGA
- the uraD gene encoding 2-oxo-4-hydroxy-4-carboxy-5-ureidoimidazoline decarboxylase, which translates to MTSSPTPGLTRFNALDDSAATAELHEVCASSAWVGKLLAQRPFASAESLFAANEAAMAELTAEDLGEAMGGHAPIGRPKPGDPTSAREQRGMAGASEELKNELLELNLAYQEKFGHVFLICATGATGEFMRDAVKVRIGNSPEREREIARGELVKINNIRLIRLAELAEEGE; encoded by the coding sequence GTGACTTCGAGTCCGACCCCGGGTCTCACCCGGTTCAACGCCTTGGACGACAGCGCGGCCACGGCCGAGCTGCACGAGGTGTGCGCCAGTTCGGCATGGGTGGGCAAACTGCTCGCCCAGCGTCCCTTCGCCAGTGCCGAGTCCCTGTTCGCCGCCAACGAGGCCGCCATGGCGGAGCTCACCGCGGAGGACCTGGGCGAAGCGATGGGAGGCCACGCGCCGATCGGCCGGCCGAAGCCGGGAGACCCGACCTCCGCCCGCGAGCAGCGTGGCATGGCCGGTGCCTCGGAGGAGCTCAAGAACGAGCTCCTCGAGCTGAACCTGGCCTACCAGGAGAAGTTCGGCCACGTCTTCCTCATCTGCGCCACCGGTGCGACCGGTGAGTTCATGCGGGACGCGGTCAAGGTCCGGATCGGCAACTCGCCGGAGCGGGAGCGAGAGATCGCCCGCGGTGAGCTCGTCAAGATCAACAACATCCGGCTGATCCGCCTCGCCGAACTCGCAGAAGAAGGAGAGTGA